The Desulfuromonas sp. genome includes the window GTTCCTTGCGGGTATGCTCGAGATCGTCATAGGTGCCGCGCAATTTCTGCAACTCGACCCGCAGGGCATCGAGTTCAGCCTGCTGCTCGGCAAGTTGCCGGGTCAGGGTTTCAACCTGCGCGGTCTCTCCGGTTCCACCGCCGATGGTCGCCTGTTCTACCGCATCGAGCCGGCGCTTCATTTCCTCCAGATCACGTTCAACCCGGGAAGCGGCGTCAGCAGTGAAAACACCTGAAAACAGAAACGGCAACAAAAATAATGCGATCAGAATCTTTTTCATCTCATCCTCTTGCCAGCATCTCTGAACTGTTGGGAACACAATATCTCTTCGTAAAGTATAAAGGCCGCGACATCTCTGTACGCGGCCTTTACAACAAACATAAGCGAACTCTTAATTGGCAACAAATTCAGCGCGCCGGTTCTTGGCCCATGCCTCTTCATCATGACCCGGGTCAAGCGGCTTTTCCTCACCGTAGGAAATAGTCGACATCCGCGAAGCCGGAACTCCAAGTGTTGCCATATAGTTCATCGCGGCCTGGGCACGACGCTCGCCGAGAGCCAGGTTGTACTCATCGGAACCACGCTCATCACAGTGTCCCTCGATCCGGACCTTGAGGCCGGAAAGAGCTTTCAGGACCTCGGCATTCTGTGCAAGTGTGCGCCGGGCCTTCGGCTTGAGCACATACGAATCAAAGTCGAAATGCACCCGGGTCAGATCAGAAACGGTGTAGGTGACCTCTTCAACCACCTTCTCCTCAGTAACTGCTCCGGTATTCGTGTCGGTACTCTGGGTCTGCTGGCTTGAAGTCGTGGTGTCCTGCTCCTGCTGGGCCGGGGTCATGGCACAACCGGTTGCCAGAAGGGAGGCCAGTGCAACAATCAAAACAAAACGCATAACATTAATCTTTTTCATTGTCCGCTCCTCTTTAATAACGCAGTAATCTGTAATCGCAC containing:
- the pal gene encoding peptidoglycan-associated lipoprotein; translated protein: MKKINVMRFVLIVALASLLATGCAMTPAQQEQDTTTSSQQTQSTDTNTGAVTEEKVVEEVTYTVSDLTRVHFDFDSYVLKPKARRTLAQNAEVLKALSGLKVRIEGHCDERGSDEYNLALGERRAQAAMNYMATLGVPASRMSTISYGEEKPLDPGHDEEAWAKNRRAEFVAN